Part of the Lotus japonicus ecotype B-129 chromosome 6, LjGifu_v1.2 genome, TAAGTACTCATCCAGTTCATCCTTGGCGGCAGCCTTGATCATGTGAGAACAGTGGAAGACTGGTAAAGTTTCCAAAAACTCGACGGCATGGACTTGGTCAGGTGTGAGCATCCCGTCCACAATTTTGATGGCGGTTTGGGGTTTTTCGGTCCAATAAAAGGGGAATTTATAGGAACAATCGGCGTAGGTTGTCAGTTGTGCAAAGTCAGGATTATCAAAAACTTTGAACCAACGCCCATGAAAGTGTTTGTGGTAATTGTTTTGAAGGCGTGAAAACGTGCCAAGTTGTTATAAGAGCTGAATGACATGAGGGTCGCAGCGACGGAGGCCACGCCTTTCACccaataaaaacaaaagaacAACTCGTATGATGGCGTGATCCCCAGGCGATCgcataaaatttcaaagcaTCGAAGAAAGCCCCAGCTGTTGGGATGCAGTTGAGTTGGGGCGACGTTCACGACGCTAAGGGCCTTGTACACAAAATTAGAGAAGGGAAGCTTGAAGCCAAGGTCCACGAACAGGGTGTCATACAAGTAGAAGTAATGAGAGGTGGTCACACCTTTAGGTTTGTGGGAGGTCACGACTTCTTTGGGCCCCGACACGCCCAATAGCAGCAGAGGGTCATATCCGTCTCGACACAGACCACCGCAAGCGCTTACAATCGTCTCGAGATCTTTGACGAAAGTGTAAATGGAGGGAGTCATGAAGTCTTTGTTCATGCGCCAAAGTGGATCGAGTGGTTCCGGAAGTGACATGTCAAGGAGTTGAGACCTCTCGAGGGGAGAAGGGGGTCTTAGAGGAGGTGACGAGTCTTCAAGATCAGAGTCAGACCCAATATCGACACATTCAGGCGTCACGATTAGAGACTCGCCGGAATCTGGAAAAACGGGTTGTTTGAGTCAAGAGTGTTGGCCGGAGAAAGAAAGATTGGGAGtcgttgaaaattaaagaaaaataaaaagaaagagaagagaccCTCAGTAACCGGTCTGAGAACcgatgaaggaggaggaaagatggaaagattgaaaacaccaaggatggaaaataaaaaattttgaAGAGCAGAGGTTTTAACGACTTACCGTGAGAAGGGGGAGGCACAGAGCCACGACTACCGGATGTCGGAGCGGCGCCGGGAGGAATAGAGGCGCTGATGGAAGAGCTTTGCGCTGCGGCAGTGGCGGCGTTGAGGTCTTCGGAAGCCATAGAAGGGTGATGGAGAAAGACGGAGGAGTTTTTGAAGAAAGTTGGAAGAATGGAAGAAAGTTTGAAACTTTGTATCAAGATGCCTATTTATAGGGAAAAAAGGTAACGGTTGGGAATCGACGCGCAGGTTGCACGCGCGGCTTCTGATTGGCTCACGAGGCGGTGCATTGATTGATGGCTGCACATTCAAGGGACACAATCATTACGTTGATTAATTTACTTTTTAATCTTTTGGGAAAACTTTCCGTTCCCTCGAGGAAGGGAGCGCGTGTGGAACAGTGAGACTACCACAATGTAAAGGAGTGCACGGTTGTCAGAAGATGTGATGGGACGAAGGTGAAAGGACATGTTTGATTTtcgaaaaaagagaaaaggagaCAGCTGTCCTCAACTACCACACAAAGGTGGCGAGTAGGTTTGACTCTGAGGCATGTGGGCATGCGATAAGATCCTAAGAGGAGTTGACATACACGTTTGTGGGCAAGATAAAATTAGTCAAAGATGCGCTTCACCCTTCAGAGGAAGGTCTCGACATCTTGTGGGCATGTGGACTGGACTCGTCAAAGAGGTCTTGGGCGAGTCCTTTTGTCATAGGGTCACGGGATGGCGAGTGTACCTTTACGTGCTCGATTGTGGGAAATGGACCCAGTTAGGTATTGGGCTAGTAGTCAGGCCCATAAAAACATAGTTGAGGCCCATATGTAATAGACTAGGGTTAATGTAACAGCCTCACTATAAAAGGCAAAAGACTTCATTGAATATACATGTTCTCATTTCTATCAATATTTGTTGTGTTTACGGATCggaaccctaaaccataaaccctcCGATTTGGGGGCTCGCGACCGTGTAAGAATAGAAAGCATGAGATTGAGGGCGGCATAGGAGGAGGGAGGGGTGAGAGTGAGTGTGGTCGCTAGAGGGACGAGGAAGAGGCTGACGGTGATGGTGAGGGTGGCAGAGGGAGAGAGCGAGTGTAAGGGTTTGAGAAATTAGGGAATGAAGGGGATTTTAAGGAAGATGGGGCATATAAATCAATGAAAATTAGTGTAGGTTGAGCTAAGGCTAACCCTCGAGCCCCACAAAATGGATTGTACCCTGTCATATTAGTGTTGGTCTCATCATACACTATGTTGACCGGTGAATGTAAAGTCAGCCTAAACCGTCGCTAATTATAGGTGGACCATGTTGATCAGTGATTTTACCGCCCGTCTAAACTAATAACACTAAATGTTAGAATGTCGATGCTAATTGGTGTGTGGGTCACAACAACGTTAAAATTAAGTTAGATTCTTTTTTGTACGCTTTGTACCGGTTGAGGTATCGTTATCGAGCCAAATTAGCTTCGACGTTAGGATCGACGCTACCTTAGGATTTTCAAACAATCTATTCTTATAGTGAGAGCAAGCAAGCTTGTGCTATAGTGTGAATTTGTGATACTATGTTGTATTTCCCTTATAAGAATTTGACTACCCTGACTTTATAAGTGATGTTTGGCTGGGCTCCTTTGTGCCATAATGAAACTTTCATctgatattttttattataaccAATGATGACTTTTTTTTCAAATGGTGAACTATTGCAAATTACAAGTATAGCAAACTCAACCATCTTGTAACAACAATGTGAGTTTGAGTTCTCAGAAAAACAATGTGTTTGAATGTGCAAATGATACACACTTCAAAACACTTTATTCCAAACACTACACATTGTATTTTATGATTTAACATCATTTTCTAGCTGGACTTAGTTTTTACCAATGAAACCAATCACCCACTTAATAGGTAATATGCTATTCATTTCATCCTTCCCTTTTTAGAAAAGCTGCAGCAGCCAGCAGTAGTAAAATATGGAAGTTCTACACAGGCAAATCACTTCTGTGTCTAATGATCTCAACGCCTATGTAATCAAGTTGACCATGAACTGCAACATGAGGCTTTGCAACCTTCAGACGAACATCAGATATCTGTGGATAATTTGTAAGAACAGTGATTGCAATTTTTTGGGCTACAGACTCCATAAGGTAGTAAGGTGGCCCTTCAAGAACTTCCTTGGCTATCCTGCATATCACCAATTCTTCATATGTTAATTAAATTACCGTCACTTAGTCTATTATATATACATTGTGGAAAACCATAATGAGTCAAAACACGATGAACATCTGTACTtatcttagttttttttgtcCATAATTTTATCTTCACAACTATATATCCAAATATGCACATAATGCAACTAATATGAAATGAATTTGATGGTGACTTCAATCACTAACCCATATATTTTTGTATAATCAACTGAATCAGACAAATTGTCAGATTTGCCAGGTGGCTTGAGATCAGTCCAAGCCTCTATATCTACCAAAAACTTCTGGCCCTGCTTCCTTTCTTCGACCAATGCTCCGTGAAAACCAAAAAATAACAATCCACTCAGTAACAGTTTGTCAGATGGCATTTCTGCTGCAACAATCAAATTGCATGAGACAATTTCCAGAAATTAATTAAACATCAAGTACTCATTAATTCTAGGATGATTATATATGTACATACAGTTGGCAGTCATACGGTTAACAACCACGGCTAAGTCGTATGTCTATGTTCATGAAAAATGTATGTACAAATAacattttcatatattttaagTTATGATGGGCATGGTGTCTGTCTCACCATATAGACGAGGGGGAATCATCATGGTACCCTTCATCCTACTCTCTAGAAAATGTACGGCTCTCACGAATTTTTCCAAACTGATACGCCCGTCCAATACCATCTTTCTCCCTGCATTAGCAACATATGTAAATAAGGGAAAACAAATCGATTTTGCTGCTCCAAAGGAATAAATAAAAGTTTTAAGAGTTGATGTTTAATTTCTGGAAATTGTCTCATGCAATTTGTTAGAACTCACTTTTTAAATTAGGAGGACACATAACAAATAATGAATTGAATTTGTTACAATTTACTTTCTAAATGAGGATGACTCACCTGGAATAGTAGCCTCAGCCTCAGGCGGTACATGAGCAAAAActtgagaaaagagaatgaCAAAAAGCTCCAGACCAAGGTACAGATTATATGACTGTGAGGAAGCCATGTCAACTGCTTCTGTCAATGACAATTAATGCAAAGCCAAAATGGATACAAATATATAGTAATCTACTTTTTTCTCTTGTCTTGACTTTGAGTCTTGAGACACACATTATAAGAGGAAGAGtcctcgaatgatagctcaggtggtaagagttagggacataAGGATTGGGTGAGATAAAGGGTGAAGGGtacagggttcgaaccctgaggaggactaatttactaacattactaacaactaacatttgcctataaaaaaaaataagagcaaGAAGATATATATGGCCTGTGGATGGGGTCAAGAATCAAGTTTAAATCCAATAATTAATGTGGCTGAAGCAACACTGTAATGAGTATAGAAACATAAAAATCATTAGTGAAAACGGAAGAATGTTAGTGAGTAGTGACTTGTCACTACAAGAAAACAGACAGTTAGCGGCGGtcattttgcggcggttcacataaaccgccgcaaaatgtaaTATTGAGGCGCTTTTTGAGGCGGTTATGCCAGCCGTCGCGGTTTTCGTAAAAATTGCGGCGGTTTGTGTCAACTAGTGGCGGTATTTTAAACACTTGCGGCGGTTAAACCAGAGGCGGTTGAACCAGGCGCCGCAGAATGATTAAACCGGAAATTAAACCCACGTCACCTCATCTCGCGTTTTTCAGATCGCGTTTTTCagttttctcctctcctctacCTCACTTCACGTTGAACCTCTCTCAGATCTCGATTTTGCTTCACTGCTTCTCAGCCTCTCTCAGATCGCGATTTGATGGATTGAAACCTCTCTCAGCGATGGCGAACTCCATTCTCAGAAGCAAAGCTCACGCAAATCGCGTTCCAGATTGAAGCTCAGTCATGGATTGAAGGTAAGCACTTCGTTTTATCTCGCGATTTGATCAGGAATTAGGGATTTTAGGTTTTAGATTTCAGGTTTCTGatttggatttgtttgttttGGTTAGGAATTAGGGCTTTTAGATTTCAGATTCACattctcatctctctctctcttgaacCTGCTGTGCCCTCGGTTCTCACTCAGATTCTCGTATTGGGTTTCAGTTTCTTCTCCTGGTAGCTTTGATTGAAGGTAAGCACCTAGTTCTCGGTTTCAATTTCGGTTTCAATTTTTGATATAAGTAGATATCTCCGTGATGGAATGGTCATTGAATCTTGTTTGTTCCTGTTTTGAAAGATTTATAGCTCAAAACTTCGTATTTTAAGGTATTTTTTTGTGAAATCTTGTTCAGCTTTCAAGTTCTGAGAATAATTGCCTTAGTTGATGCTTCATGTGGTTTCTGACATGTATTGTTGATGTACAAATTGAGGTTTCAGTTTATGATAGTTTTTGGTCATTTTACATTTCAGGGCTCAGGCACTTGGAGCTAAATTCACATTTTACAATTCCTTGTTGTGTGTACTGTGTACAGGTGTGTGCTTCTAACAAACATCAATTACTTTTCATTGGAGTAACTGTTTAATTAGGTGAAAGTTATGTATTCCATTTCTGAGATGAGACAAGAATCGATATTATTACATGTTTTTGTCAGCTTATGAGACCTTTTGGTTGACTGCATATTTCCGAGTCAAATTTTACTGTGTGGATGCCAATAAATCCATTTCAGCTGTAGAAATTTTGCAGGCCCCAACTGATAGTTTGCAATCTatagatgaaaccagcaagacTTGTCACCTCTTTTCTCTTGCTGTTTCCATTCTTTCTtatctgtttttcttttccctttcagTTAAGCATGTTTGTAAAAGAATGTGTTTGCTTCTGAAAACCCATTAGATCTCAACtagttgttggaaggtgaatGCTATTTTCTGctataatttttaaaagataTAAGTTGTTCGTCTTCATATTTGTGGCACACTGCACTCAGAAGATAAGGGAATGCTATCAATTAGTCCATTTTCTCATTACTTGTGTAGCCGTGTGCCAGTGTCTTATACTGCTGGACTCCTTAAAGTGTTTGCCTTTGCCCTGTTTGTTGAAGATATGCTATTATGGAGTGTTAGAATCTTTTATTAATGCTTTATTTGTATGTAGGAGAAAATGATAACAAAAATGTGTGAAGACAAACTGAACAGATTTTGAGTGAACCCAATTAGAGTTTGGAAACTTAATTTTTGAACATGATTTTGGTCAAAAGTGGGATTATAGCAATgtaatttatgtttggatattttttttttcaaaagtggGATTATAGCAATGGAATGACATTGTCAATGAGACTTGTGGGTGATACAGACTTGTGGATTTGGATAAGGGATATAAAAGAGTAGCTAGAGGTGTTTTGTAGAAGAGTAGAAAGGATTTAGGATGGCTTATATTTGTGTAATCAAGTATATATATGCCTTCAATTGTCAAAATAGTGTTTCTAATGCTAATAAGAAACCTTAATACACAGCTCAAAGTGTAGTTTTCTGCTATGACTTGTGGGTGATACATATCACAAATCCAACGTGAACTTGTTGAGAATCCAGTGTGTTTAGACATGATAATGTGATGATGATTTACTTGAAAAGTCCTCCAAACTTGTTCTTTCACTTGATGTGCATGAAAGTATTAACATTCATAGTAACTTTTATGATCAGTTGGAACCAGCTCGGTGACCTTGTACTTTCTGATAAAGAACAAGAAACTTTTGTACTTGTGATAGGTAACCATGTTGTTTCCCATCTCACTGTGTTCCTCTAAAGCGTTTCAGAGATAGATTAAGGACCAAAGCATGAACTTATAATACAAGAGTTGAGGGTAAGAATGAGAGAAAAGCAAGAACCTTTAAGAAGATATGTTCAAACTATTGAGTGCTTATAATGCATGAATTGGGGGTCATTAATTCAATTATCCACTATGTTAATCTGATCAATTGCAATAAAAAATATGTAGTGTGAATAGCATCTGGTGCTAGTGCTGTGATTGGCTTTCATTTTAGTGTAAACAATATATTATGCAGAAAGCATAACAACATTGACTATGAAAAATACAAATTCAAAATTTCATGGCATGGCCATGGATGTTTTAAGCAGAGTATGTTGTGCACTTGTTGTTCTTTTCAGGCAATATATGTATTTGTACACATGACCCGTATGTGTATAACATGAATATATTGAAATGTAGCAGAGGAttcattttaatataaaatttacaAGTAAAGTTTTgcttattttttgtttattttgagCAATTTGTTTTGCTTCCATGATCAACTCTTTTAAATTCTTCTTTATCAAAAGTAGCTGAGGCTTCACTACCGAGCATCTTCTTATGGAGCTTTTCTTTATTTTGTGCGGGTAGTTTATCAAGTGATATGGATAGTTCTTTTGTATAGCTCTGTTATTTCTACATTGCATTCTAATGGTAGGACTCCACTAACTTTATTCGTGTTCCACTGATAAGTTCCATTTTCATCTGGCCAAAGGTCATGTCTAAAGCCCATTTCTTGAAGGTCTTTTCAAGCAGAGAGATGAGATATTTTTGTGTGATAATTCTCTAATAATAGTTATCAGCTactgattttgttatttttttattccttCACAATGTAGAAAATGTCTGAAACGAATGCCTTAAATAGACAAAAACAAACTATACCGCACACGCTTGGCACAAAGACCATTGCAAGGAAGAGGCATGAGCTCGCAATTTGCTGGCATCACATTGGCTGAATGGAATGCCATGAAATCAGAATTGCAGGAGAGCAATGCGAAATTTCAAGCTTTAGAGGAACGAATGAATTCTTTCATGCAACAGTTTGGAGGTCAAGGGCCACCTAACCAGGTATTGAAGCTTTAGATTTCAAGTGTGTTCATCTTGTTTCAATGTTTCCCTAGCTCTTCACtgttttctatttctctttCACTCTTATCTTTGTGACTGGACACTGGAAAAGTTGATCAATTTATGGTGATAATGCTAATGTGACCTTACTTCTATTTTGTAGAGTTAAGTACAAGTccaatttataagtaaaaatttCCAAGATTGTTGTATGTGATGTTTACTTCAGATTGATTCAGACTATAAATTGAACTTGTACTAAGAAAGAGTTGAAGTGATTGAGTATTGTTTATTTCCAAGATTGTTGTATGTGATATTTACTTCTATTTTGTAAGTTACTTTTTATGAATCctttaaatatataatttgactattaaaaaaatttgaaaaactattttaaaactccctgtagcaaaaaaaaactcaatgtAGAACTTTGCGGCGGTTATAAACCGCCGCAAAACAGAGGCGGAATGAATTACAGGTTCTGCAACCGCCGCAAAACAGAGGCGGAATGAATTACAGGTTCTGCGGCGCTTTTAACCGCCGCTATATACTGCGGCGGTTATTCCAACGCTTGGATATAAGCGCCGCAGAATGGCCCCCGACGCTCGTAACTGCGGCGCTTGAGGAAATGCCCCATTATACATTCTGCGGCGGttaaaaccgccgcaaaatgcttCCAAAAGCGCCGCAAAATggctttttttttgtagtgtgtTCAGGTATAAATATTACTGAACCTTGTTTATGTGACATAGATAAATGTTAGTGAGTAGTGACTTGTATTTTGGGATGCTCCACGTGAAAAGTTTCATTTTTCTCGTATCCTGTGGTCAGGTGGGTTCTTTCAAATTAAACACTTTAACGCTCCAATTAGCTGAAGTTGAATGAGAAATAAATATATTGAAGATGGATACATAGTGTGTTCATGAGATCTACCTCGTTCATATAATAGGTATAGTTCGGCAACCACTAatattaccttttttttttgaaactaatatTACCTTTCTTATAGTGCGAAAAGCCTCGTCAACACTTGGCCAATGTAGAGGGCCTATCATCCCTAAGTATGGATAATGATTTCATGTtgttagctcaaaatttcaccAAGAGGAAGTTATCGATACTGCCTCGCTAAAGGCAaatttctcgacacaagtcGAAAGTGGCCAAAAGAAGCAACCATGAAAAACGCTAAGTTAGATGGCAGCAAGGCATAGTCAAGGATCTCGACCGCAAGTAGGAAGTGCAACTAAGCGTGTGAAGCGGTTACTAAAGAAGTGGGCAGTTAAAAGCACGTACCCTCATCCACGATGTAAAGAAAACAATTAAGGGTGCATACCACTACCCACGATGCAGGTCACCCACGATGTATGCAAGCGGTTAAAAATGCATGTCTTTCCCCACGATGCGAGAAGCTTCCAGAACAAGTGAAAGATCATGAAGCATTGCACTCGGTCTCAAGCCCACTAACCTACTCAGCAGAGGAAAAAGCCGCCAAGGACATGTGAAGCAATGGAGTACTATAAATAAGAGAAGATCATTCagaaaaggggttcccaacttgACTCtaaaaaactcactaaaaagctcaagagcctaacgtgatgatgaaggagtacgTCGCAGAACCAACAGTTTATGATTCCTGCGTTTAATGCTTTGCAAGCCTTTGTATTTGAATTCCTGTCGATTTCTGTTATTTGGTGTAATTTTCGCTTTTAAGTTTCCTTTTCTGTATTTTGCAAATTTTCTTCAAGTTAATGAAATTTGAGTTTTAAGTTCTTTGCAAGTTCACTCAATTGTTTGGATTGTCGAAAAACTTCCTTTGTGCACAACACTTTGTCaagacgttttctcaaaagAACCCTTTACtttaaactttttccagtcgagattggagaatgtttgtttaccaaatttCACCGTAAGCACATGTGTTATGAGTTCCTTTGCTTACGAGCGTTCTTATGATAGTGCGACATATTTTTGAGCAAAAAATGGTTACTTAGATAATGAGCATATTTGGGTATGAGAGAGCGATGGGGAACGAGATTAACCATGGAGCGCCACATTTTTTTAGGTAAGGCAAATTGTATtgaagaagtacaaggggtacttcaactcaTTGAAAGAATACAAGTAACAAGCAAAAACGCTTTtttccttcccctttgatccAGTTCTGGCTTGCACATGTTTGTGCCATGTTTTTGCCTGCAACTGTGGTCTTTTCTTTTATGTATCCATGGAGCGCCACATCAACTAATTAAGGCTCATAATGATTCTCTTTTATAAACTTTATAGATTTTTAAAtagtattaaataattttaattattgtcGGTTCAATCAAACATGGTTAAATCATTCAAATCGGTAGTTTAACTATTTAAGTATCGGTTTGGTTTAAAAACAttgatattttgagaaaaaaatatttaaaatatgtaAGTACAAAGTTGAGGAGTACTCAACTTATACCCTTCTTTGTTCctcatgtaaccaaaaaaagttGATGTCTTCCATGGCTGTTTTATTTCCTATCTAGCTACATTGGCCATATAGACATACTAAGGGAAAATCCCACGCCTATCAAAGTATGTCTATTTCATATGAATTTCAAACATTTCAATTTTATAAGGGAAAAAACATCCAaaatcattctttttttttctgtaacAAGTTCATTTCAGACATTTCTGAATTGGGCAAGGAGAATGAAAGCCTATCAAAATCCAACACTCAAACCAGCCAAACTCAAATCCCAGAGTCCCAATGCAGTTGAAACCCTAAATCTGCAAAATGGAAACCTCATGTCGTATGGTGGAACTGCTTTTGGTACTCAAGCCTGCTAAATGCTAATAGTCAAGATCGTGAACGAGAAAGTGACGTTGCATTGCAAGGAGCATAAAAAGGACGTTGTCTCCACCCGCAACACCTTTGGCGCCACTCACAACGAGGCTCACGCAAGAGCCGTTGTTGGGTGAGAGTAAGGCCAAGTCACGTGACTACTAATTAAAACATATCACATCCATTAGATTAAAATCAAATCAACGGTTTAAAATTAGTGTATGAGTGTAAGATTTAGAAGGGtgttggaaaaacagcttaattaagcgtttatgatcataagcgctaattttaaatattttattaaaataaatcaaaaataagttatatataagcataagcttataaaaataagctctttttcataagttatCTTGAGTAGgtcataagttgtttgcataagctctcccaaacactgacaatgacataagagtttatgctatcagataagctccaataagcaattccaaacggggcctagtTTTATTGagtgaaaagtttttttttaccatATTTCATAGTTGTCCTGCTAAGTAGTAAACCCTTTTACAGTACTAATGGTTTTCAAAATTTCTATTTTAGTTTAGTGAAAGTCAAATatctcaaaaaaaatataattgatCATTAAGTACGACACCCTGTTTAATTCAAATAATTATGATGTTGtgttaaaaaaacaattattatACCCCATAATGACTTTTATTGCATAATGCATATGGTGGATTTTCGTAACTAACAAGAATTACAACATTAAGCTCTACAACCTTTACACGAACAGCAGATATCTTTTAGGATCATATTCTCACAACTTATTCAAGTAAATCACTTCTGCGTCTAAGAATCTCAACGCCTATATACTTAATTGGATCTTGAATCGCAACATTAGGCTCTACAACCTTTACACGAACAGCAGATATCTTTTTATGATTTGTCAGAACAGTCGTTGCAATTTTTTCGACCACATGCTCCAGAATGTTGAATGCTGGCCCTTCAAGAACTTCCTTAGCTACCCTGCGTATATCATCATACATACATATGTTAATTAAACAATATAATATTCATG contains:
- the LOC130724439 gene encoding dihydroneopterin aldolase 2-like isoform X2; translated protein: MASSQSYNLYLGLELFVILFSQVFAHVPPEAEATIPGRKMVLDGRISLEKFVRAVHFLESRMKGTMMIPPRLYEMPSDKLLLSGLLFFGFHGALVEERKQGQKFLVDIEAWTDLKPPGKSDNLSDSVDYTKIYGIAKEVLEGPPYYLMESVAQKIAITVLTNYPQISDVRLKVAKPHVAVHGQLDYIGVEIIRHRSDLPV
- the LOC130724439 gene encoding dihydroneopterin aldolase 2-like isoform X1, whose protein sequence is MASSQSYNLYLGLELFVILFSQVFAHVPPEAEATIPGRKMVLDGRISLEKFVRAVHFLESRMKGTMMIPPRLYAEMPSDKLLLSGLLFFGFHGALVEERKQGQKFLVDIEAWTDLKPPGKSDNLSDSVDYTKIYGIAKEVLEGPPYYLMESVAQKIAITVLTNYPQISDVRLKVAKPHVAVHGQLDYIGVEIIRHRSDLPV